In a single window of the Phycisphaerales bacterium genome:
- a CDS encoding HNH endonuclease, which translates to MTALRDIMGWGRISKTAQFRFNIENDEERTINTDWFSREIIHGVVTSDVWALMPHTIREGLNRAILKFDPAQEEDATRLAAGAMNWAGLSHSQADALVAAWRRRPKPDAKRLSMSRRAVRNLLEVMDRPEPWPNPRSQTGYRWVTQIEARMLIAEAPDFMDVTTGEPLDDTTRRRYATGAKGATASDRYYIRQEKHWLKDAQGRSICDENGEPLAEPPPAPLVSNPVVRKAIHEVRRHLVEYLMVFRQRPDEVYIELAREARMGKVNADRLLFRNRLRNRIRNEIVHEFGLDAQTSTQQRAALSRVVLCVQQGGVCPLCGKAGLTPRQASVGDDCEVAHIIPRGSGGHNGLANIVLAHTKCNRDMGRRTPREFWASTLTNGLDEGLVWIEGIYRDIERPRYSELRSTTGVALWLCYFTKRDDVTKIEQFKKDIKDIQEMTFRQEAATKYATRQMMSYIADALYGGKGLPERSVGSMSVDNARRIFATDGIWTSRLRREWGLFFDPHSKRTHGIGSNEEHARKEKDRGDHRHHAIDAVVIALCTRQVQIAWEEREKTADRDGVNTADEQALDQYRRLCPLDLPRPFKSREELREVIRTTVFGNNESERPVCHRPVKRKLIGALHEETLFGPVLDRTGKLTGTFTARKSVLALKPDHLRMPRPETEEEAIKRLANRRMSEKGVNERTARKWARDVVSSAGFCPALVDPPPEKSGIIRDRALRARLRECLEQAKLDPDNFTPNQLKKILEDNRNQGHERKWPLCHKSGVPIRSVILLRTMSNPVVVARKRPDYTTGHMVKDETCSSLRAYVGGNNHHIEIRVSATGKWSGAVVSAFEASQRNVARLQALRDAGIPKSCELRNLSVTDRRKFRSQIRAIELSHPLVDRRYDDAMGGQFVMSLCEGEMLFMKHKQTGEVGYFVVAKLDRSASGSDRIVLVPHWDARAATERKDAEGRKVTDSKRNQFAVTPADLQSLAPPDHNHAVKVRVTPLGNVQILNRD; encoded by the coding sequence GTGACCGCCCTGCGAGATATAATGGGCTGGGGGCGGATCTCCAAGACAGCCCAATTCCGCTTCAACATTGAGAATGACGAGGAGCGAACAATCAACACGGACTGGTTCAGCCGTGAGATCATCCATGGAGTAGTGACGTCAGATGTGTGGGCGTTGATGCCGCACACGATACGCGAAGGCCTGAACCGCGCCATCCTAAAATTCGACCCCGCTCAGGAGGAGGACGCGACGCGACTTGCGGCGGGCGCAATGAACTGGGCCGGCCTCAGTCATTCCCAGGCAGACGCACTTGTTGCGGCGTGGAGACGCCGCCCGAAACCCGATGCCAAGCGACTGAGCATGAGCCGCCGTGCCGTTCGGAATCTGCTCGAGGTCATGGATCGACCTGAGCCGTGGCCGAACCCGAGAAGCCAGACAGGGTATCGCTGGGTGACGCAGATCGAAGCTCGCATGTTGATTGCGGAAGCCCCTGATTTTATGGACGTTACGACAGGCGAACCATTGGACGACACAACGCGCCGCCGCTACGCCACGGGCGCGAAAGGGGCTACGGCTAGCGATCGCTATTACATTCGCCAGGAGAAGCACTGGCTTAAAGACGCGCAGGGTCGTAGCATCTGCGACGAAAATGGCGAGCCGCTTGCTGAACCGCCGCCTGCCCCGCTCGTGAGCAACCCGGTGGTACGCAAAGCGATTCATGAGGTGCGCCGACACTTGGTCGAGTACCTGATGGTTTTTCGTCAGAGGCCCGACGAGGTGTACATCGAGCTTGCCCGTGAGGCGCGCATGGGGAAGGTGAATGCCGATCGTCTTCTTTTCAGAAACCGACTTCGCAATCGCATACGCAATGAGATCGTCCACGAGTTCGGATTGGATGCCCAGACATCAACGCAGCAACGCGCTGCACTCAGTCGAGTAGTCCTGTGTGTTCAGCAGGGCGGCGTATGTCCCCTTTGCGGAAAGGCCGGGCTCACGCCACGCCAGGCATCTGTTGGTGATGACTGCGAAGTGGCGCACATCATTCCTCGTGGCAGCGGGGGACACAACGGGCTCGCGAACATCGTACTCGCCCATACCAAATGCAATCGGGACATGGGTCGCCGGACGCCGCGGGAGTTCTGGGCGTCCACACTCACGAACGGGCTCGATGAGGGATTGGTGTGGATTGAGGGAATTTACCGGGATATCGAACGTCCCCGGTACTCCGAATTGAGGAGCACGACGGGAGTTGCGCTCTGGTTGTGCTACTTCACAAAAAGGGATGACGTAACCAAGATCGAGCAGTTCAAGAAAGACATTAAAGATATCCAGGAAATGACGTTTCGCCAGGAGGCCGCCACGAAGTACGCGACGCGCCAAATGATGAGCTATATTGCGGATGCCCTTTATGGTGGAAAAGGGCTTCCGGAACGCAGTGTGGGCAGCATGTCGGTTGACAATGCTAGGAGAATCTTTGCGACTGACGGAATCTGGACGAGTCGTTTGCGTCGTGAGTGGGGGCTGTTCTTTGACCCTCACTCCAAACGCACTCATGGAATTGGAAGTAACGAGGAGCATGCTCGTAAGGAGAAGGATCGCGGAGACCACCGCCACCACGCGATCGACGCCGTTGTCATCGCACTCTGTACGCGCCAAGTTCAGATCGCATGGGAAGAGCGCGAGAAAACTGCCGACCGAGACGGGGTCAATACAGCGGACGAGCAGGCGTTGGATCAATATCGGCGCCTGTGTCCGCTCGACCTGCCTAGGCCGTTCAAGTCCCGCGAGGAACTGCGGGAGGTCATTCGAACGACGGTCTTCGGCAACAATGAGAGCGAGAGACCGGTATGCCACCGGCCAGTGAAACGTAAGCTGATTGGTGCTCTGCACGAAGAAACGCTATTCGGCCCTGTCCTTGACCGCACAGGGAAGCTGACGGGCACATTCACAGCGAGGAAGAGTGTGCTCGCGCTTAAGCCAGATCATTTGCGTATGCCGCGGCCGGAGACCGAAGAGGAGGCGATCAAACGGCTCGCAAACCGGCGAATGAGCGAGAAGGGCGTTAACGAGCGAACGGCCCGCAAGTGGGCACGGGACGTAGTTTCATCTGCCGGCTTCTGTCCGGCGCTGGTCGATCCGCCTCCGGAAAAGAGCGGTATTATCCGAGATCGCGCCCTGCGCGCCCGACTTCGGGAATGTCTCGAACAAGCCAAGCTCGATCCTGACAACTTCACACCTAACCAATTGAAGAAGATTCTTGAAGACAATAGGAACCAAGGTCATGAGAGGAAGTGGCCCCTCTGCCACAAATCAGGAGTTCCCATTCGTTCCGTGATTCTGTTGCGCACCATGAGTAATCCCGTCGTCGTGGCTCGCAAGCGGCCGGATTACACGACTGGGCACATGGTGAAGGACGAAACTTGTTCCTCGTTGCGTGCCTACGTTGGTGGTAACAACCATCATATCGAAATTCGCGTTAGCGCCACGGGGAAGTGGTCCGGTGCCGTAGTCTCTGCATTTGAAGCTTCACAACGCAATGTCGCCCGGTTGCAAGCTTTGCGGGATGCGGGCATCCCCAAATCGTGCGAGCTTCGAAATCTGTCCGTAACAGACCGAAGGAAATTCAGATCTCAGATTCGTGCAATTGAACTCTCCCATCCGCTGGTCGACCGGCGTTATGACGACGCCATGGGCGGTCAATTCGTGATGAGTCTCTGCGAAGGTGAGATGCTCTTCATGAAGCACAAGCAAACAGGCGAAGTCGGTTACTTCGTAGTCGCCAAGCTCGACCGGAGCGCATCAGGCTCTGATCGCATTGTGCTGGTACCGCATTGGGACGCACGTGCCGCGACGGAACGTAAAGACGCTGAGGGTAGGAAAGTTACCGACTCCAAACGCAACCAGTTTGCTGTAACGCCTGCGGATCTCCAGTCACTTGCTCCACCAGACCACAACCACGCGGTGAAGGTTCGGGTAACGCCGCTGGGGAACGTGCAGATTCTGAACCGGGACTGA
- the cas1 gene encoding type II CRISPR-associated endonuclease Cas1, with protein MIKRTVEISQHPAHLTVRDGQLLILRKDEPPQRLPAQPPELVAAIPCEDLGVLLVEHTGCTYSHAALVQLLRCGVATVICGQDHLPAGMLLPFSEHAEVVRRLRLQLAIRAPRRKGLWKQIVAAKVRAQAANLPRGSAARTRLQVQARAVRSGDPTNVEAQAARAYWAAWLTDIQCADGFRRLRDGPPPNNLLNYGYAVVRAAVARAVVSGGLLPAIGLKHSHRANYFCLADDLLEPLRPLVDARVRELVRAGETELHPGAKRALLEVLVQRVRTGGEHGPLLVALPGYVASLVRCLEGNAKRLEIPVAAESAADTEPIL; from the coding sequence ATGATCAAACGCACCGTCGAAATCTCCCAGCACCCTGCCCACCTGACGGTCCGCGACGGTCAGTTGCTCATCCTGCGCAAGGACGAGCCCCCCCAACGCCTGCCCGCCCAACCCCCCGAGCTCGTGGCCGCGATCCCCTGCGAGGATCTGGGCGTTCTGCTGGTGGAACACACTGGCTGCACCTACTCCCACGCCGCGCTTGTGCAGCTTCTGCGCTGTGGCGTCGCGACCGTGATCTGCGGCCAGGATCATCTTCCCGCCGGCATGCTGTTGCCGTTCAGCGAGCACGCCGAAGTGGTGCGGCGCCTGCGCCTCCAGCTTGCGATCCGCGCCCCCCGGCGGAAAGGGCTGTGGAAGCAGATCGTGGCGGCCAAGGTCCGGGCCCAGGCCGCGAACCTGCCGCGCGGCTCGGCCGCGCGCACCCGGTTGCAGGTGCAGGCCCGCGCGGTGCGTTCGGGCGATCCGACCAACGTCGAGGCCCAGGCGGCCCGGGCCTACTGGGCGGCGTGGTTGACGGACATTCAGTGTGCCGACGGGTTTCGCCGGCTGCGGGACGGTCCGCCGCCCAACAACCTGCTCAATTACGGCTACGCGGTCGTCCGCGCCGCCGTGGCCCGCGCCGTCGTCTCGGGCGGGCTGCTCCCGGCCATCGGGCTGAAGCACAGCCACCGGGCGAACTACTTCTGCCTCGCCGATGATCTGCTCGAGCCGCTGCGCCCGCTGGTCGATGCCCGCGTGCGGGAACTGGTGCGCGCCGGTGAAACGGAGCTGCACCCCGGGGCGAAGCGCGCCCTGCTCGAAGTCCTCGTGCAAAGGGTCCGCACGGGCGGCGAGCACGGGCCTCTGCTGGTGGCGCTGCCCGGTTACGTGGCTTCGCTGGTGCGCTGCTTGGAAGGTAATGCGAAACGGCTTGAAATCCCTGTGGCCGCCGAGAGTGCTGCGGACACCGAGCCCATCCTGTGA
- the cas2 gene encoding CRISPR-associated endonuclease Cas2 — MWLVAMFDLPVDTREARRAYTQFRKALLKDGFTRMQFSVYIRHCASEENNEVHAQRVQRVLPDHGEVRLLSITDKQFERMRIFWGKLRKPAEPAPAQLELF, encoded by the coding sequence ATGTGGCTGGTGGCGATGTTCGACCTGCCCGTCGACACCCGGGAGGCGCGGCGGGCATATACCCAGTTTCGCAAAGCGCTGCTGAAGGACGGTTTCACCCGGATGCAGTTCTCAGTGTATATTCGCCACTGTGCCAGCGAGGAGAACAATGAGGTGCATGCGCAGCGCGTCCAGCGCGTCTTGCCCGATCATGGGGAGGTGCGCCTGTTGTCCATCACCGACAAGCAGTTCGAGCGGATGCGCATTTTCTGGGGGAAACTGCGTAAGCCGGCTGAACCGGCCCCGGCCCAACTCGAACTTTTCTAG
- a CDS encoding prepilin-type N-terminal cleavage/methylation domain-containing protein, with the protein MIKSQNLRGAFTLIELLVVVAIIALLISILLPALQEAREQGKVTRCLGNFKNLTTAAVQYFLEHNDNFPAMVSNIGNTYAVCPWAFGGATASDRWRTGFAGVPANIYYLPVQTRPFNKYLLGADPEPDMVINGVISKRSEVPQLRCPSDTFSSANRSTADPNPDPVASYIDVGTSYHYNLTALFGSSYNNIAFNSSAGVPYWPEFFRRLTRDVLARHSSTFTMFLEDPMNYNVLALQPGFGYHRKFNKHVTGYLDGHAAYTVADTRGYCGPGWTAINPSWVYKIGLNEAPKPAPIAYSVSNGGPTRERKNCDPPR; encoded by the coding sequence ATGATCAAATCGCAGAACTTGCGGGGGGCTTTTACGTTGATAGAACTGCTCGTGGTCGTGGCGATCATCGCCCTGCTGATCTCCATCCTCCTGCCGGCCTTGCAGGAGGCCCGCGAGCAGGGAAAGGTCACCCGCTGCCTCGGCAACTTCAAGAACCTCACCACCGCTGCGGTGCAGTACTTCCTCGAGCACAATGACAACTTCCCGGCGATGGTGAGCAACATCGGTAATACCTACGCGGTCTGCCCGTGGGCCTTCGGCGGAGCGACGGCCTCCGATCGTTGGCGCACCGGCTTCGCGGGTGTGCCAGCGAACATCTACTATCTGCCGGTACAGACGCGTCCGTTCAACAAGTACCTGCTCGGGGCCGACCCGGAGCCGGACATGGTGATAAACGGCGTGATTTCGAAACGCTCGGAGGTGCCGCAGTTGCGGTGCCCGTCGGACACATTCTCCAGCGCAAACCGGTCGACGGCCGACCCGAATCCGGATCCGGTGGCCTCCTACATCGACGTGGGTACGAGCTACCACTACAACCTGACGGCCCTCTTCGGTTCGAGCTACAACAACATCGCCTTCAACAGCTCGGCCGGAGTTCCATATTGGCCGGAGTTCTTCCGCCGCCTGACGCGCGACGTGCTGGCGCGGCACTCCTCGACGTTTACGATGTTTCTGGAAGATCCGATGAATTACAATGTGTTGGCGCTGCAGCCGGGCTTTGGTTACCACCGCAAGTTCAACAAACATGTGACCGGCTACCTGGACGGGCACGCAGCGTACACCGTCGCCGATACGCGGGGGTACTGCGGACCGGGCTGGACGGCGATCAATCCGAGTTGGGTGTACAAGATCGGGCTGAATGAGGCGCCGAAGCCCGCGCCGATTGCGTACAGCGTCTCGAATGGCGGACCGACGCGGGAGCGGAAGAACTGCGACCCCCCGCGGTAG
- a CDS encoding prepilin-type N-terminal cleavage/methylation domain-containing protein — protein MMIRRRAMAVRGFTLIELLVVVAIIALLISILLPSLRDAREQAKVATCLAQVRTVMQAANLYFVESKDSFPYLVTTTSNWIGLCPWAYGGRTSHEYWRTYNQGLFHAPVQTRPFNRYLLGADPEPDVMTGSTIERYTEVPVLRCPSDRTASIMESTPVAPDSISTYQAVGTSYFWNMQSIFQLYYQTPSQLVTQNYPLWDPAVRALHRVALTKYAGTYVMFLEAPMNSGLASRTVTQGWHGKFGRHSMGFIDGHAEHRFVDTRGYCGPGWAGLNPDWVYKFGVTRPHPWFYQVNIKTCDPPR, from the coding sequence ATGATGATCCGTCGACGGGCGATGGCTGTGCGTGGTTTCACGCTGATCGAATTGCTGGTGGTCGTGGCGATCATTGCCCTGCTGATCTCCATTCTGTTGCCCTCACTGCGTGACGCGCGAGAACAGGCCAAGGTGGCAACCTGCCTTGCGCAGGTCCGCACGGTGATGCAGGCCGCGAACTTGTATTTCGTCGAGTCCAAAGACTCGTTCCCCTATCTCGTGACGACGACCTCGAACTGGATTGGGCTGTGCCCGTGGGCCTACGGAGGACGCACCTCGCACGAGTATTGGCGAACGTATAACCAGGGTCTGTTCCATGCCCCGGTCCAGACGCGCCCCTTCAACCGCTACCTCCTGGGCGCCGATCCCGAGCCCGATGTGATGACCGGGAGCACGATTGAGAGATACACGGAAGTTCCGGTGTTGCGCTGCCCGTCGGACCGGACGGCCAGCATCATGGAGAGCACCCCTGTCGCTCCGGACAGCATCAGCACGTATCAGGCCGTCGGCACCAGCTACTTCTGGAACATGCAGTCCATCTTCCAGTTGTACTACCAGACGCCCAGCCAGCTTGTGACGCAGAATTATCCGCTTTGGGATCCCGCTGTGCGGGCGTTGCATCGCGTGGCACTTACGAAGTACGCAGGCACGTACGTCATGTTCCTCGAAGCGCCCATGAACAGTGGCCTGGCGTCGCGGACCGTTACACAGGGCTGGCATGGCAAGTTCGGGCGGCACTCGATGGGCTTTATCGATGGACATGCGGAACATCGCTTCGTCGACACACGCGGCTACTGCGGTCCGGGCTGGGCTGGCCTGAACCCCGACTGGGTGTACAAGTTCGGCGTGACCCGCCCCCATCCCTGGTTCTACCAGGTGAACATCAAGACGTGTGACCCGCCGCGCTGA
- a CDS encoding type III pantothenate kinase, which translates to MHQARIVAPVDALLVLDIGNSRVGVSIWDGDGLHDAQRVRAHDEDALRTALQATWSTMQGERRAVVLGSVAPRSAIAVEQLVEELTDQTPWRVRDDLPLPLPVDVDNETEVGVDRVCAAAAAYERLRGPCAVASFGTAITVDCVSAAGHFLGGAILPGFQMGCDALHEGTAELPQIQPGRPGAVFGRNTHDAIVNGIVYGAVGALREIVERYATELREWPRLVITGGNAPLVAEFADFVDAVVPDLCLMGIALAYRQAAGQP; encoded by the coding sequence ATGCATCAAGCCCGCATCGTGGCGCCTGTTGACGCGCTGCTTGTTCTCGACATCGGCAACTCGCGCGTCGGCGTGAGCATCTGGGACGGTGACGGTCTGCACGATGCGCAGCGCGTGCGCGCCCACGATGAAGACGCACTCCGAACGGCGCTCCAGGCCACCTGGAGCACGATGCAGGGCGAACGGCGCGCGGTCGTCCTTGGCAGTGTCGCACCGCGCAGTGCCATCGCGGTCGAACAACTTGTGGAGGAACTCACCGATCAGACGCCATGGCGTGTCCGGGACGACCTCCCCCTCCCATTGCCGGTGGACGTGGACAACGAAACCGAGGTGGGGGTCGACCGTGTCTGTGCCGCCGCCGCCGCCTACGAACGCCTCCGCGGACCCTGCGCGGTCGCCTCGTTCGGAACAGCCATTACCGTGGATTGCGTGTCAGCGGCCGGTCATTTCCTCGGCGGAGCGATCCTGCCGGGTTTCCAGATGGGCTGCGACGCACTCCATGAAGGCACAGCCGAGCTGCCACAGATCCAACCGGGACGACCGGGCGCGGTTTTCGGTCGCAACACGCACGATGCCATCGTAAACGGAATCGTCTACGGCGCCGTGGGAGCGTTGCGGGAGATCGTGGAGCGCTATGCGACCGAACTGCGCGAATGGCCCCGGCTGGTGATCACCGGCGGCAACGCGCCACTCGTCGCCGAATTCGCCGATTTTGTCGACGCGGTGGTCCCCGACCTGTGCCTCATGGGCATTGCACTCGCCTATCGCCAGGCGGCGGGACAGCCGTGA